The Bradyrhizobium betae genomic interval GCGCATGCCGCGTTGCTCGCGGGACTCATAGCGAGAACGTTCGGCCCAGCGCTCACGACGATCGATCCGGCGACGTTCAGAGGTGGTGCGCTTCACGTCCGAGTCCCTCGCCTTGGCATAGGCGTTTTCCGGTGACGAGGGCGGCTCTGTGGCAGCCTGCTGCACGGCGGGCTTTGCGATCTGCGGAGGTGCCGCCGGTGCCGGCTTCGGTGGCTCGACTGCGGCCGCCTGCGAGGGCTGTGGCTCGGCATTCGCCTGAATGGCCTGCGTATCGGGCTTTGCCTCAGGCCTCGCTTCGTCCAACGCCTGCGCGGGCGCAGCGATGATCGCGCCGAAGGTTTGCGAGCCGGTGATGTACTGCACGCGTTCGGACGGAGCGTTCGTCATCGCCGGCCTGGCGGCGACCTCGGCGCGCTGCGCCATCTTGCCGGTGTCCGGGCCCTGTTTGGGCGCGATCGGATTCATGATGTTGCCGGCGACGATACCGCCGCCGAGACCAATGGCGATGGCGGCGACAATCGTTCCAGCACCGACGAAATAAGCTGTCGAGGCGCGCATTGGCTCACTCCCTGTTTGGAGCGAGCAACGTCTGAGGATTGCCGGATGTTCCCGACGCCGGCGAGGTTCCCTGAGGGACCCGCGCGTCAGATCTGCTGGGCGACCTTTTCCAGCCCGATGATGCGGGCGAGCTTGCGCACTTCTTCCTTCTGGTCGTCACGCAGCTGGAACAGCAGCGGCATCGCCGCCGATTTCAACTGCTGCACCTCGTCGCAATTCGGATCGATCGGCACGCCCGGCGCGTTCGGATTGGAGAGCTTGTTCGCCGAGATCTTGCGGACGACATTGCGCAGCGCGGTCTCGACCGAGGGCCAGTAATATTCCTGCGAAGACGACAGTTTCAGCCGATCCCTGATGCCCGAGATCTGAACGTCGGACAGCAGCGAGTAATTCTTCTGGGGATGCGGCTTGGCGGCGACCTTCGGCTTGGCGGGCGCTTCGACGACAGGAGCCTCCGCAGCGGCGGGCGCCTCGTTCACACTGGCCTTGGGCATCGGGAAATCGGCCGGCGTGGCGGCGGCAAAGGCCTGGCGCAGCGGCTCGGTCAGCACCGGCGTCTGTGAAAGCTTGTCGGCCGATACCTGCACCAAGGGCTCAATCGCGGCCGAGGCCAGTGCCAGCGTCGGAACCAGACGGTCGGCCTTGGCGGCGCGGTTGGTCGCGAGCGGCTTGGGCGAGCCCTGTGCGATCATCTCGGCACTGACGCTGGGCACGCTGTCGCGGCCAAGGATGGCGGTGGTGGCGGCGCCGAGGACGAGGAAACAGGTCAGCACGACGATGGTGATGGCTTTGGACAAACGTCTCTCCGCGTCCGGCTTCAAGTCCACGTGATCACTGCCCGGAAACTGGGCGATAATTAAGGCTTAACCGTGCCATCGCGGCGGCAATCGCGCGGACTGCGGCGACACGCCCAGAAAAACTCAGGAAAATCAGGCAGCTAGTGCCAGATCGTAGGCGTCCTGGATGTCGGCGACGATCTCGGAAGCTTCCCAAACCGCGCGCGGCTCGACCGATTGCAGCGTCACCGTCCAGTTGCCGCCCCGGCGGGTGCGGGGAACGCTGAGGATATCGAAACGCACGTTGCGGCACAGCGGATGGCGGGCCAGCGCATGGGCCACGCGAACGCGAATCTCATCGAGCGACGCCGCCGTCTTGGAGTTGAGAAAATCGAAGTCCATCGCCTGTCCCCCTCCGTCCTGATTGACGGCCGTGAGGGGGATTCTTGGCGGGCGTTGGTTAATCTGCCGTTAAGTGGGGCCGGTTGGAGGAGCGCTCGATTAACTTTGATCGAGACGACCGGACGGCGGCTTCTCCGCATTTTTACGGGGGGACGAGAGCACTCCCTAGCGCCCGCCCGCCTCGCGATATTCCGCCAGCGTTCGCGCAACGAGATCATCGACCTCGAGCACGTCGGTCACGCCCGATGTCGAATGTCCGCCGCTCCAGATATCGCGCCAGCGTTTTGGCCGGTTCTCGCGCGCGGCGACATCGATGTCTTTACCGATGTCGATGGCGCCACGTGCCGGCAGATCATCGGGGTCGAGCCCGGCAGCCACGATCGACGGCTTCAGCATGCTGGTCTGCAGGCCCGTGAATGCAGTGGTGAGCAGGATGTCGTCGGCGCTGCTGTCGACCAGCATCCGCTTGTGACGCTCGTCCGCCATGCTCTCGCGCGTGGCGATGAACTTCGTGCCCATGTAAGCGAGATCGCAGCCGAGCACTTCGGCGGCGTGCAGCGCGCAGCCGTCGCTGATGCCGCCCGCGAGCACGATGATGCCGTCGTAGAACGATCGCACCGCGCGAACGAAAGCGAACGGATTGAGCCAGCCGGTCTGCCCGCCGGCGCCCGCGGTGAGCAGCACCAGCCCGTCGGCGCCTGCCGCCGCAGCGCGCTCGGCGTGGCGGATCGATGCGACGTCCGCCAGCACCAGCGCGCCGGCGTCCTGCAACGGCTTCAACACCGCCGCCGGCGAGCCGACCGAGGTGATGACGATCTCCGGCCTGTGCCGCAGCAGCACGGCGAGATCCTGTTCCAGCCGCGCATTGGAGCGGTGCACGATCAGGTTCGGACAGAGCGGCGCTGCCTTGCGGCCCGATTGATCCTCGTGCTGCCGCAGCCGCATGTCGATCTCGCTGAGCCACGCATCGAGTTGTTCCGTGCTGCGGCAATTCACGGTGGGGAAGCTGCCGATCACACCGTTGCGGCAGGCCGCGACCATGAGCTCGACGCCCGACACCAGAAACATCGGCGCCGCGATCAGCGGCAGATCGAGACGATCGCGTAAACGTTGCAGCCGATCCGACGTCACGCGAACCTCCCTGTCACCCTTGCCTCCCTCTGCGGGCTTTGTCGTTCCATCCCGCCTTCGCTGTGCTAGCGTTGCGCGCAAACATTGGCACGACACAAGCCGATGACAAAGCAACGAGGAAACATATGTCCGATCCGCTCCACGCATCGTCCCCGAGTTGCGCGCAGACGCTACGGGCACTGTCACGCTATCCCGGCCGCACTGCCTTTGCCTGGCCCGGCGGGTCGCTGAGCTATCAGGGCACCATCGACTTGATCGGACGCATCCAGGGCGTCTTCATGCGTCTTGGATTGCAGCCCGGCGCGCGCGTCGCCTTCCTCACGGCGAACCGCGCCGACACCTGGTGCGCCGGCGTCGCGGCGCAATTGTCACGGCTTTGCATCACCTGGCTGCATCCGCTGGGATCGCAGGCAGACCAGCTGTTCCAGCTGGAAGATTCCGAGGCCGAAGTTCTGGTGGTCGATGCGGCCGCCTTCCGTGATCGCGGCGGCGAGCTCGCCACGCAGGCGGGCCGGCTCAAGGCCGTCTTCACCATGGGACCGGCCGGCTACGGCGTCGACCTGTTGCAGGCGATCGAGATCGAAGGCCATGCCAGCGCGCAGTGCCTCGCCGGTCCCGACGACCTCTCCACGCTGAACTACACCGGCGGCACGACCGGCAAATCCAAGGGCGCGCTGCGCTATCACCGCGAGAATGCCGGAGCCGCCGCCGCGATCCTCGCCGACTTCGAGATCCCGGACGCCGCGCGCTATCTCACGGTCGCGCCGATCAGCCACGTTGCCGGCACCAAGGTGCTGCCGACCCTGATGCGCGGCGGCACCGTGCACATGTTGAAGGGGTTCGATCCCGAGGCCGTACTGGCGACGATCGCGCGCGAGCGCATCAACTTCACGCTGTTCGTGCCGACCATGATCTATGTGCTGCTCGATCACCCCGCATTGAGCAAGACTGATCTCTCCTCGCTCGAACTGGTGCTCTATGGCGCTTCCGCGATGTCGCCGAGCCGGCTGGTCGAAGGCATCGAACGGATCGGGCCGGTGTTCTCGCAGCTCTACGGCCAGACCGAATGCTATCCGGTCTCGGTCCTGCGCAAGGCTGATCACGATCCCAGGACGCCCGAGCTGTTTTTGTCGTGCGGCTTCCCGATCGCGGCCTGCGAGGTCAGGATCCTCGACGACAACGATCAGGAGGTCAAGACGGGCGAGGCCGGCGAGATCTGCGTGCGCGCCCCGCATGTCATGGCGGAATACTGGAAGCGCCCAGACATCACCGCCGAGACGTTGAAGAACGGCTGGGTCCACACCGGCGACATCGCCCGCAGGGACGAGCGCGGCTACATGTTCATCCTCGACCGCAAGAAGGACATGATCGTCACCGGCGGCTTCAACATCTTCCCGCGCGAGATCGAGGACGTGCTGTCGCAGCACGCGGATGTCGCGATGGTCGCGGTGGTCGGCATCCCCGACGAGAAATGGGGCGAGGCCGTCACCGCCATCGTCGTACCGCGCGAGGGCGCGAGGCCCGATGCGGACGAGCTGATCAACCTGGTCAAGACCCGCAAGGGCTCGGCGCATGCGCCCAAGCAGATCCAGTTCGTCAAGCAACTCCCGATGACCGGCGTCGGCAAGGTCGACAAGAAGGTGCTGCGCGCGGGCTTCTGGAGCGGCCGGGACCGGATGGTGGGTTAGGCGTCGAGCCGCCGCCTGTCGTCAGCGAAGCATCTGATCAAGTCGATCGCGGAG includes:
- a CDS encoding NAD(P)H-dependent flavin oxidoreductase; its protein translation is MTSDRLQRLRDRLDLPLIAAPMFLVSGVELMVAACRNGVIGSFPTVNCRSTEQLDAWLSEIDMRLRQHEDQSGRKAAPLCPNLIVHRSNARLEQDLAVLLRHRPEIVITSVGSPAAVLKPLQDAGALVLADVASIRHAERAAAAGADGLVLLTAGAGGQTGWLNPFAFVRAVRSFYDGIIVLAGGISDGCALHAAEVLGCDLAYMGTKFIATRESMADERHKRMLVDSSADDILLTTAFTGLQTSMLKPSIVAAGLDPDDLPARGAIDIGKDIDVAARENRPKRWRDIWSGGHSTSGVTDVLEVDDLVARTLAEYREAGGR
- a CDS encoding AMP-binding protein — translated: MSDPLHASSPSCAQTLRALSRYPGRTAFAWPGGSLSYQGTIDLIGRIQGVFMRLGLQPGARVAFLTANRADTWCAGVAAQLSRLCITWLHPLGSQADQLFQLEDSEAEVLVVDAAAFRDRGGELATQAGRLKAVFTMGPAGYGVDLLQAIEIEGHASAQCLAGPDDLSTLNYTGGTTGKSKGALRYHRENAGAAAAILADFEIPDAARYLTVAPISHVAGTKVLPTLMRGGTVHMLKGFDPEAVLATIARERINFTLFVPTMIYVLLDHPALSKTDLSSLELVLYGASAMSPSRLVEGIERIGPVFSQLYGQTECYPVSVLRKADHDPRTPELFLSCGFPIAACEVRILDDNDQEVKTGEAGEICVRAPHVMAEYWKRPDITAETLKNGWVHTGDIARRDERGYMFILDRKKDMIVTGGFNIFPREIEDVLSQHADVAMVAVVGIPDEKWGEAVTAIVVPREGARPDADELINLVKTRKGSAHAPKQIQFVKQLPMTGVGKVDKKVLRAGFWSGRDRMVG